A genomic window from Chlorobium phaeobacteroides DSM 266 includes:
- a CDS encoding glycosyltransferase family 2 protein gives MNTRVSTFIIVLNWNGQKELLRCLASLFQTMRPDMRMLVVDNGSTDGSVAAVRRLYPEVELLELHENLGYAGGNNAGFRHVLKRNPEYVIFLNNDTVVAVDFAKHLIDGLLHDSLAGITVPKIYLLHSPRKLWYAGGEVRLQTGLIRHRGIRRADAPEFSITGETGYATGCCFAMRSRDFLALGGFDERFGMYAEDVDLSLRVRERGMKVVYVPEAQLWHDVSASYGSALHPRKLIQKTSASLRLFMKYRAWSGLVLFLLFMPFRLAASMLDVLFLRGLTMVSFRRGGHS, from the coding sequence ATGAATACCCGCGTGTCGACCTTTATCATTGTCCTGAACTGGAATGGTCAAAAGGAACTGCTTCGGTGTCTTGCCTCTCTTTTTCAGACGATGAGGCCCGATATGCGGATGCTTGTGGTCGATAACGGATCAACTGACGGGTCTGTTGCGGCAGTGCGGAGGTTATACCCTGAGGTCGAACTGCTCGAACTTCATGAAAACCTCGGTTATGCCGGAGGAAACAACGCAGGGTTCAGGCATGTACTCAAGCGTAATCCGGAGTATGTTATTTTTTTGAATAACGATACCGTTGTTGCAGTCGATTTTGCAAAACACCTCATTGACGGGTTGCTTCATGATTCTTTGGCTGGCATTACCGTTCCTAAAATTTATCTGTTGCACTCCCCCCGGAAACTCTGGTACGCAGGAGGAGAGGTTCGGCTTCAGACGGGCCTCATAAGGCATCGGGGGATCAGGCGTGCTGATGCTCCGGAGTTCAGTATCACCGGAGAAACCGGGTATGCAACCGGATGTTGTTTTGCCATGCGGAGCAGGGATTTTCTCGCTCTCGGGGGGTTTGACGAGCGGTTCGGGATGTATGCCGAAGATGTTGATCTCTCTTTGCGGGTTCGTGAAAGGGGGATGAAGGTGGTGTATGTTCCGGAAGCTCAGCTTTGGCACGATGTTTCCGCATCCTATGGGAGTGCATTGCATCCCCGGAAACTGATACAGAAAACCTCTGCCTCGTTACGGCTTTTTATGAAGTACAGGGCATGGAGCGGTTTGGTGCTGTTTCTTCTTTTTATGCCGTTTCGTCTTGCCGCAAGTATGCTCGATGTACTGTTTTTGAGGGGTTTGACTATGGTTTCTTTCCGGCGGGGAGGCCACTCATGA
- a CDS encoding methyltransferase domain-containing protein has product MNSVFRTRIDDAYCTDPANRLRWQKTLAFLQASPVALPKAVAGLDLGGRTPLTDVLEKFFDCPFHATAIDLDVEPLEGAYGVVTAFEVLEHLFNPLHALLQVRRVLAGQDARLFVSMPLAKPAMLASLDHFHEMSGDAALSLFTRAGFRVVRSDAFRIRKWPFYLTGLKPVLRAFYEKVVIYELEIC; this is encoded by the coding sequence ATGAACAGTGTGTTCAGAACCCGGATCGATGATGCGTATTGCACGGATCCGGCTAACCGTCTTCGCTGGCAGAAAACGCTTGCTTTTTTACAGGCTTCACCCGTCGCGCTTCCGAAGGCTGTTGCCGGTCTTGACCTTGGCGGGCGTACTCCTCTGACCGATGTGCTTGAAAAGTTTTTCGATTGTCCGTTTCATGCAACAGCTATTGATCTCGATGTCGAGCCGCTTGAAGGTGCTTACGGTGTGGTTACGGCTTTCGAAGTGCTTGAGCATCTGTTTAATCCGCTGCATGCACTTTTGCAGGTGCGGAGGGTGCTTGCCGGTCAGGATGCAAGGCTGTTTGTATCGATGCCTTTGGCAAAACCGGCCATGCTGGCCAGTCTGGATCATTTTCACGAGATGAGCGGAGATGCCGCCTTGTCGCTCTTTACACGAGCAGGATTCCGTGTGGTGCGCAGCGACGCGTTCCGGATCCGTAAGTGGCCGTTTTATCTCACCGGGTTGAAACCTGTTTTGAGAGCCTTCTATGAAAAGGTGGTGATTTATGAGCTGGAAATCTGCTGA
- a CDS encoding glycosyltransferase, with amino-acid sequence MSWKSADNSAAESVDLVWFSEVQWDFLSTRKQRLLQRFSSRWRILFIEPYALGRSAHWLPVKRGRVVVVTVPFLKTVPFSIGRLLDLAVPRNGIASAGHLVLRFWLMMLGFSSPRRIIGLSNVYWGVVAAGMPCSLRFYDANDDHLSFPGSPSWLPPFLARYLQACSLVFSVSPELTARLQLPEGIRCVELGNGVEYDHFAVDTPEIPSFLAALEGRKLGYAGAMDWVDCELLAGIAGAWPDVHIVLVGPAYERNWWERQEQLRGFSNVHYVGRVDYGDLPTWINGFDLALMPLLRNPLKTVSHPNKLYEYCAAGVPVLAIDYCSALDAARGVIHVARTNEEFIAMIPEALRDNRKAERKAFARQHDWNRLAAEMERELLKSSGRGCL; translated from the coding sequence ATGAGCTGGAAATCTGCTGACAACAGTGCTGCCGAGAGCGTAGATCTTGTCTGGTTTTCAGAGGTCCAATGGGATTTTCTTTCAACCAGAAAACAGCGACTGCTGCAGCGCTTTTCATCACGATGGAGAATTCTTTTTATTGAGCCCTATGCGCTTGGCCGATCGGCCCACTGGCTGCCGGTGAAACGGGGACGGGTTGTTGTTGTGACGGTTCCTTTTCTGAAAACCGTTCCGTTCAGTATCGGCAGACTGCTTGATCTGGCTGTTCCGAGAAACGGTATCGCCTCAGCCGGTCATCTGGTGCTTCGGTTCTGGCTCATGATGCTCGGGTTCAGTTCCCCTCGCCGGATCATCGGTCTGAGTAACGTTTATTGGGGAGTTGTGGCTGCGGGAATGCCCTGCTCCTTACGTTTTTATGATGCCAATGACGACCATCTCTCCTTTCCCGGTTCGCCTTCGTGGCTTCCGCCTTTCCTTGCCCGGTACCTGCAGGCATGCTCGCTTGTTTTTTCGGTAAGTCCGGAACTGACGGCCCGCCTTCAGCTGCCGGAGGGGATACGGTGTGTGGAGCTTGGCAACGGAGTGGAGTATGACCACTTTGCCGTCGATACTCCGGAGATACCTTCGTTTCTTGCCGCTCTTGAGGGCAGGAAGCTTGGTTATGCCGGAGCCATGGACTGGGTTGACTGTGAGCTCCTTGCTGGCATAGCGGGAGCATGGCCTGACGTTCATATCGTACTTGTTGGCCCGGCATATGAGAGAAACTGGTGGGAGCGCCAGGAGCAGTTGAGAGGGTTTTCGAATGTACACTATGTCGGCAGAGTGGATTACGGGGATCTGCCGACATGGATTAACGGGTTTGATCTTGCACTGATGCCGCTGCTTCGCAATCCGCTGAAAACCGTATCGCATCCGAACAAGTTGTATGAATATTGTGCCGCAGGGGTTCCTGTGCTGGCCATCGATTACTGCAGCGCTCTTGACGCTGCACGGGGGGTTATTCATGTTGCCCGTACGAATGAGGAGTTTATTGCCATGATTCCTGAAGCTCTCCGTGATAATCGCAAAGCCGAACGGAAGGCATTCGCCAGACAGCATGACTGGAACCGGCTTGCAGCCGAAATGGAACGGGAACTGCTGAAAAGTTCCGGGCGGGGGTGCCTATGA